A window from bacterium encodes these proteins:
- a CDS encoding ABC transporter permease subunit, which yields MRPMSDWAAAAAVLRHELREQLRHPRTALLFVLAFCFFALAFAQGGDRVREQAKSQAEAQAENRRAWLEQGEQNPHAAAHFPVLITKPAAPLGALAEGAEAALGGHVFTDAHRVLPVVGSRAGDAPIAQAVGGLDAAFVVGVVLSLLAALFGADLVAGEKERGTLRLLFSNPLGRGRWLLAKGTAHTTAFLLAVGLSAPIAWFVTGGVPLGGGWGWRLLAFAFCSAVYLALWVWLGVVCSVLSSRLAPAVLGAIALWVVLVPVAPRTLSAIAELTSPPPLTAPARLEVRVAEVSLRQEQGKLVEAAAARGELASASAFVQTEGTPAIRDHIDAQAAQARSRAEAPLTAWREGQLARLGRLSVLTPTALYFELASAFAGTDWQRHAAFISQANTYRADFIRRLDAMEDQGIETFTDYASIGAFNFEELAPAALFGKEASRVALLLGFFAAALVFAAWRMRRYDLR from the coding sequence ATGCGCCCGATGAGCGACTGGGCCGCGGCGGCGGCCGTCTTGCGCCACGAGCTGCGTGAACAGCTGCGGCACCCGCGCACGGCGCTGCTCTTCGTCCTCGCCTTCTGCTTCTTCGCCCTGGCCTTCGCGCAGGGTGGCGATCGCGTCCGCGAGCAGGCGAAGAGCCAGGCCGAAGCCCAGGCCGAGAACCGCCGCGCCTGGCTCGAACAGGGCGAGCAGAATCCCCACGCGGCCGCGCATTTCCCCGTGCTCATCACCAAGCCCGCAGCCCCTCTCGGTGCTCTGGCCGAAGGGGCCGAGGCGGCCCTCGGCGGCCACGTCTTTACCGACGCCCACCGGGTATTGCCGGTGGTCGGTTCGCGCGCGGGGGATGCGCCCATCGCTCAGGCGGTGGGCGGGCTCGACGCGGCCTTCGTGGTCGGGGTGGTCCTGAGCCTGCTTGCGGCCCTCTTCGGGGCGGATTTGGTGGCGGGCGAGAAGGAGCGCGGAACTCTGCGCCTGCTCTTCTCGAACCCTTTGGGCCGGGGTCGGTGGCTCTTGGCCAAGGGCACGGCCCACACCACGGCCTTCTTGCTCGCGGTGGGCCTTTCGGCGCCTATCGCCTGGTTCGTCACCGGCGGGGTTCCGCTGGGCGGGGGCTGGGGGTGGCGCCTGTTGGCCTTCGCCTTCTGCTCGGCGGTTTATCTGGCGCTCTGGGTGTGGCTCGGCGTCGTGTGTTCGGTGCTTTCGAGCCGCCTGGCCCCCGCGGTGCTCGGGGCGATCGCCCTCTGGGTGGTGCTGGTGCCGGTGGCGCCGCGCACCCTCTCGGCGATCGCCGAGCTCACTTCGCCGCCGCCTTTGACCGCACCCGCGCGCCTCGAGGTCCGGGTCGCCGAGGTGAGCCTGCGCCAGGAGCAGGGCAAGCTCGTCGAGGCCGCCGCCGCGCGCGGCGAGCTTGCTTCGGCCAGCGCCTTCGTCCAGACCGAGGGGACGCCCGCCATCCGCGACCACATCGACGCCCAGGCCGCCCAGGCCCGCTCGCGCGCCGAAGCTCCCCTCACCGCCTGGCGTGAAGGGCAACTCGCGCGCCTCGGCAGGCTCTCGGTCCTGACCCCCACCGCCCTGTACTTCGAGCTTGCCTCGGCCTTCGCCGGGACCGACTGGCAGCGGCATGCGGCCTTCATCTCCCAGGCCAACACCTACCGGGCGGACTTCATCCGCCGCCTCGACGCCATGGAGGACCAGGGCATCGAGACCTTCACCGACTACGCCTCCATCGGGGCCTTCAACTTCGAGGAGCTCGCCCCGGCGGCGCTTTTCGGCAAGGAGGCCTCGCGGGTTGCCTTGCTCCTGGGCTTCTTCGCCGCCGCCCTCGTTTTCGCCGCCTGGCGCATGCGCCGCTACGATCTGAGATGA
- a CDS encoding ATP-binding cassette domain-containing protein produces the protein MIQAIDLTKRYGAHTALDRLNLTVQPGQVYALFGGNGAGKSTTINMFLGFIQPDGGEARVCGVDVAARPTEAKRYLAYVAENVMLYGYASARENLQYFSELAGRKLTKTEAHAALAKAGLQEDAFERHVRFFSKGMRQKCGLAIAFAKDARVLFLDEPFSGLDPSASAELAESIRALKAEGRSVLMSTHDLFRARSLADAIGIMRRGKLVRELDAEEIGKVDLERLYLETMSQREEAACAR, from the coding sequence ATGATCCAAGCCATCGATCTGACGAAGCGGTACGGCGCCCACACGGCCCTCGATCGTCTGAACCTGACGGTCCAGCCCGGGCAGGTCTACGCCCTGTTCGGCGGCAATGGTGCTGGCAAGAGCACGACCATCAACATGTTCCTGGGCTTCATCCAGCCGGACGGCGGCGAGGCGCGGGTCTGCGGGGTGGACGTGGCCGCGCGTCCTACCGAGGCCAAGCGCTACCTCGCCTACGTCGCCGAGAACGTCATGCTCTACGGCTACGCCTCGGCGCGCGAGAACCTCCAGTACTTCTCGGAGCTGGCCGGGCGCAAGCTCACCAAGACCGAGGCCCACGCGGCGCTCGCCAAGGCGGGCCTGCAGGAGGATGCCTTCGAGCGTCACGTGCGCTTCTTCTCCAAGGGCATGCGTCAGAAGTGCGGCCTTGCGATCGCCTTCGCCAAGGATGCGCGAGTGCTCTTCCTCGACGAGCCCTTCTCGGGGCTCGACCCTTCGGCATCGGCCGAGCTCGCCGAGTCGATCCGTGCGCTTAAAGCCGAGGGCCGCTCGGTGCTCATGAGCACCCATGACCTGTTCCGCGCCCGCAGCCTGGCGGATGCCATCGGGATCATGCGGCGCGGCAAGCTGGTCCGTGAGCTGGATGCCGAGGAGATCGGCAAGGTGGATCTCGAGCGGCTGTACCTCGAAACCATGTCCCAGCGCGAGGAGGCCGCATGCGCCCGATGA
- the zigA gene encoding zinc metallochaperone GTPase ZigA, with the protein MTKRLPVTVLSGFLGAGKTTVLNHVLHNRQGYKVAVIINDMSEVNIDAALVRGGEASLNRTEEKLVEMSNGCICCTLREDLLVEVKRLADEGRFDYLLIESTGISEPVPVAETFTFTDDEGQSLSSIARLDTMVTVVDALNFLRDYEESDYLADRGAALDETDERTVVDLLIDQVEFADVILINKTDLVSLSEVERLEGILRALNPSAEIHRVARGQVPLAAVLDTGKFDFEKASRAPGWLATLRGEEVPESQEYGISTFVYRAWRPFHPQRFNDLLQEEWKGVLRSKGFFWLASRMPFVGMWSQAGAACGFEPMGVWWAESLDEGDWPADPELRAQIQANWQEPFGDRRQELVFIGLELDQAAWTAELDACLLTDEEMALGPEAWKQLPDPFPFWKLADEEVLQEEAAAPVS; encoded by the coding sequence ATGACCAAGCGACTTCCCGTCACGGTCCTCTCGGGCTTCCTCGGCGCCGGCAAGACGACCGTCCTCAACCACGTCCTCCACAACCGTCAGGGCTACAAGGTCGCCGTGATCATCAACGACATGAGCGAGGTGAACATCGACGCGGCCCTGGTGCGCGGAGGCGAGGCGAGCCTCAACCGCACCGAGGAGAAGCTCGTCGAGATGTCCAACGGCTGCATCTGCTGCACCTTGCGCGAGGACCTGCTCGTCGAGGTCAAGCGATTGGCGGATGAGGGACGATTCGATTACCTGCTCATCGAGTCCACCGGCATCTCGGAGCCCGTCCCGGTCGCCGAGACCTTCACCTTCACCGACGACGAGGGCCAGAGCCTCTCGTCGATCGCTCGCCTCGACACCATGGTGACGGTGGTGGACGCCCTCAACTTCCTCAGGGATTACGAGGAGAGCGATTACCTGGCGGACCGAGGTGCTGCCCTCGACGAGACCGACGAGCGTACGGTGGTGGACCTCTTGATCGATCAGGTCGAGTTCGCCGACGTCATCCTGATCAACAAGACGGACCTGGTCTCGCTTTCGGAGGTCGAGCGCCTGGAAGGGATCCTCCGCGCCCTGAATCCCTCGGCCGAGATCCACCGGGTCGCGCGCGGCCAAGTGCCCCTCGCGGCGGTGCTGGACACGGGCAAGTTCGACTTCGAGAAGGCCTCGCGTGCGCCCGGCTGGCTTGCGACCCTGCGCGGCGAGGAGGTGCCCGAATCGCAGGAGTACGGCATCTCGACCTTCGTCTACCGGGCCTGGCGCCCTTTCCATCCCCAGCGCTTCAACGACCTGCTTCAGGAGGAGTGGAAGGGGGTCTTGCGCTCCAAGGGCTTCTTCTGGCTGGCGAGCCGGATGCCGTTCGTGGGGATGTGGTCCCAGGCGGGTGCCGCCTGCGGCTTCGAGCCCATGGGCGTCTGGTGGGCCGAGAGCCTCGACGAGGGGGACTGGCCGGCGGATCCGGAGCTGCGCGCGCAGATCCAGGCCAATTGGCAGGAGCCCTTCGGCGATCGCCGCCAGGAGCTCGTCTTCATTGGCCTGGAGCTGGATCAGGCCGCCTGGACCGCGGAACTCGACGCTTGCCTGCTGACCGACGAGGAGATGGCGCTTGGGCCCGAGGCCTGGAAGCAATTGCCCGATCCCTTCCCCTTCTGGAAGCTCGCCGATGAAGAGGTGCTGCAAGAGGAGGCCGCCGCGCCGGTCTCTTGA
- a CDS encoding ribose-phosphate pyrophosphokinase, which yields MMPRGWIFGLEGQEALVEALAPATGFERGRAELGGFTDGERMVRLGEELAGLPVVLVGATSPPVDSRVLTLAFMADAARRAGAVRIVAVVPYFGYARGERLAHPGAPIPCRVVADLLQGSGITDLVTLDLHSPAIAGFFTVPVVEASALGLLASRFAGASARRTVVVSPDAGGIKRASHVASLLGVPLGVALKQRLAPDSPRVLQLFGDIEGKEALVVDDMVTTGGTIQQVTAQLRQHGASAIDVAAVHPVMAGEAEGLLRSLGIRRFVVSDSIPFTPTPWPGFEVVSSAPVLAEALARCLGPTR from the coding sequence ATGATGCCCCGCGGGTGGATCTTCGGGCTGGAGGGCCAGGAGGCCTTGGTCGAGGCGCTGGCCCCGGCCACGGGCTTTGAACGGGGCAGGGCCGAGCTCGGGGGCTTCACGGACGGGGAGCGGATGGTGCGGCTCGGCGAGGAGCTGGCGGGTTTGCCCGTCGTGCTGGTGGGAGCGACCTCACCGCCGGTGGACTCGCGCGTCCTGACGCTGGCCTTCATGGCGGATGCGGCCCGGCGCGCCGGAGCAGTCCGGATCGTCGCCGTGGTGCCCTATTTCGGCTACGCACGCGGCGAGCGCCTCGCCCACCCGGGCGCGCCCATCCCGTGCCGGGTGGTCGCCGATCTCTTGCAGGGAAGCGGCATTACCGACCTGGTCACCCTGGATCTGCACAGCCCCGCGATCGCAGGCTTCTTCACCGTGCCGGTGGTCGAGGCCAGTGCCCTTGGCCTGCTCGCATCCCGCTTCGCGGGAGCCAGCGCGCGCCGCACGGTCGTCGTCTCGCCTGATGCGGGCGGGATCAAGCGCGCAAGCCATGTCGCTAGCCTGCTCGGCGTTCCGCTCGGGGTCGCCCTCAAGCAGCGCCTGGCGCCCGACTCTCCGAGGGTGCTCCAGCTCTTTGGAGACATCGAGGGCAAGGAGGCGCTCGTTGTCGACGACATGGTGACGACCGGCGGCACTATCCAGCAGGTCACGGCCCAGCTTCGGCAGCACGGCGCGAGCGCCATCGACGTGGCGGCGGTCCACCCCGTCATGGCAGGAGAGGCCGAGGGCTTGCTCCGTTCGCTCGGTATCCGGCGCTTCGTCGTGAGCGATTCGATTCCCTTTACGCCGACCCCCTGGCCGGGGTTCGAAGTGGTGTCCAGCGCCCCCGTGCTGGCCGAGGCTCTGGCGCGCTGCCTCGGGCCTACGCGTTGA
- a CDS encoding CapA family protein, with protein sequence MDAGTVTLAFMGDVMLGRGVNEALRGLPPEAPWGTVLPCLQRADAAIANLECALTDHAAPWARTPKVFHFRAEPWAAQVLKAANIRCVNLANNHSLDFEERGLLDTLRSLDAEGIAHAGAGRNEQEARTPALFEAKGLSVAVIGMTDNEPAFAAGPEHPGTQYLPIGTDSATLARIEGVVRAARAQGADLVVLSLHWGPNMVTEPPAHFRAFAHAALACGVDVLHGHSAHLFQAVERHGDGLILYDAGDFLDDYVVDPSLRNDWSFLFLLELRGTSLHRLRMLPVRLRFARVDLAEGTEFEAIRTRMESRCRPFETALRETPEGLELSMASEGRGAP encoded by the coding sequence ATGGATGCTGGCACGGTCACGCTCGCCTTCATGGGCGACGTCATGCTGGGGCGGGGCGTCAACGAGGCGCTCCGCGGGCTTCCCCCGGAGGCCCCGTGGGGGACGGTGCTGCCTTGCTTGCAACGGGCCGACGCGGCGATCGCGAACCTGGAGTGCGCCCTGACGGATCACGCCGCGCCGTGGGCCCGTACCCCCAAGGTCTTCCACTTCCGGGCCGAGCCCTGGGCCGCCCAGGTCCTGAAGGCCGCCAACATCCGCTGCGTCAACCTCGCGAACAACCATTCCCTCGATTTCGAGGAAAGAGGTCTGCTCGATACCCTCCGCTCCTTGGACGCGGAGGGTATCGCGCATGCGGGAGCCGGCCGGAACGAGCAGGAGGCCCGTACCCCCGCCCTCTTCGAGGCGAAAGGCCTTTCGGTCGCGGTCATCGGGATGACGGACAATGAGCCCGCCTTTGCGGCCGGGCCCGAGCATCCCGGCACCCAGTACCTGCCGATCGGCACGGATTCAGCCACCCTCGCGCGGATCGAGGGGGTGGTCCGGGCGGCCAGAGCCCAGGGCGCGGACCTCGTCGTCCTCTCCCTTCACTGGGGGCCGAACATGGTGACCGAGCCCCCCGCGCACTTTCGCGCTTTCGCGCACGCGGCCCTCGCCTGTGGCGTCGACGTGCTTCACGGGCACTCCGCCCACCTCTTCCAGGCGGTGGAGCGCCACGGGGACGGCCTCATCCTGTACGACGCGGGGGACTTCCTGGACGATTACGTGGTTGATCCGAGCCTGCGTAATGATTGGTCCTTCTTGTTCCTGCTCGAGCTGAGGGGGACGTCGCTCCATCGCCTCAGGATGTTGCCCGTTCGCTTGAGGTTCGCCCGGGTGGACCTTGCTGAGGGCACGGAGTTCGAGGCCATCCGTACACGGATGGAAAGCCGGTGCCGCCCCTTCGAGACGGCCCTGCGCGAGACGCCGGAAGGCCTGGAGCTCTCGATGGCCTCTGAAGGGAGAGGGGCTCCATGA
- the rpmB gene encoding 50S ribosomal protein L28 encodes MAQQCMISGKKPRTANAVSHSHHKTKRVQNPNLQWKRFFLDDEKRYVRLRVSTEVLKTIGKYGLRETIRRYGADPALLRR; translated from the coding sequence ATGGCCCAGCAGTGCATGATCTCGGGCAAGAAGCCCCGAACGGCCAATGCCGTCAGCCACTCCCACCACAAGACCAAGCGCGTCCAGAACCCCAACCTCCAGTGGAAGCGCTTCTTTCTAGACGACGAGAAGCGCTACGTGCGCCTGCGCGTTTCGACCGAGGTCCTGAAGACCATCGGCAAGTACGGCCTGCGCGAGACCATCCGCCGCTACGGGGCCGACCCAGCCCTCTTGCGTCGCTAG
- a CDS encoding ABC transporter permease subunit — MTAFAVMRVIARRQFQEAALAPRGTFLAIFWALLVLLAVWSGTLAASSAVESHQASASVARDAYERWVGLYPEGDWRPVYMAVENPLLLQKPPAPARALSGGIDDLAGSWAIPTGFHLRELDGRKADLSPLGTLLGGLDLAGLVALVGALAALALGFDAVSGERERGTLALHFANPIGRGTFIFGKALGTLGALGLVLGLPLLMGLGALLALGAIASTPENLARVGAFFFASLLYLALWSLLAVAVSASVRRSATSFVVLAGVWLLLAIALPKVALATANRMHPLPAPVALEQKLSKALDASKDYYRAEFGKWKDAHGGQRPDAKATAELKLSYYAFHRKQLDAIVADYEGTLSRWNGTFALGARLSPSYAYQELASVLAGTDPERHRTVLAAFNRYLWDLKLQAEQRIIDGQDGPPAYAELPRLRFEEPRFAERVTPVAQALGGFLLEALFIAALALLAFRRYPLKAQTGS, encoded by the coding sequence ATGACCGCTTTTGCCGTGATGCGCGTGATCGCGCGCCGCCAGTTCCAAGAGGCCGCCCTCGCCCCGCGCGGGACGTTCCTTGCGATCTTCTGGGCCCTGCTCGTGCTCCTCGCCGTCTGGTCGGGCACCCTCGCTGCCAGCTCGGCCGTCGAGAGCCACCAGGCCTCGGCCTCCGTCGCCCGAGACGCCTACGAGCGCTGGGTGGGCCTCTACCCGGAAGGGGATTGGCGCCCGGTCTACATGGCCGTCGAGAATCCGCTCTTGCTCCAGAAGCCGCCCGCCCCCGCGCGGGCCCTCTCGGGCGGGATCGACGACCTCGCGGGATCCTGGGCGATCCCGACGGGCTTCCACCTGCGCGAGCTGGACGGCCGAAAGGCGGACCTCTCGCCGCTCGGGACCTTGCTCGGTGGCCTGGACCTTGCGGGTCTGGTCGCGCTCGTTGGAGCCCTCGCAGCCCTCGCCCTCGGCTTCGATGCGGTGTCGGGCGAGCGCGAGCGGGGCACCCTCGCCCTCCACTTCGCGAACCCCATCGGGCGCGGGACCTTCATCTTCGGCAAAGCCCTCGGCACCCTCGGGGCCCTCGGCCTGGTGCTGGGGCTGCCACTGCTCATGGGCCTCGGGGCACTGCTTGCGCTGGGGGCGATCGCATCCACGCCCGAGAACCTCGCGCGGGTGGGGGCCTTCTTCTTCGCTTCGCTGCTCTACCTTGCCCTCTGGAGCCTGCTCGCGGTGGCGGTCTCGGCCTCGGTACGCCGCTCGGCCACGAGCTTCGTGGTGCTCGCGGGCGTCTGGCTGCTGCTTGCGATCGCCCTGCCCAAGGTCGCCCTGGCAACGGCCAACCGCATGCACCCGCTGCCCGCGCCGGTCGCCCTGGAGCAGAAGCTTTCCAAGGCCCTCGACGCCTCCAAGGACTACTACCGGGCCGAGTTCGGCAAGTGGAAGGACGCCCACGGGGGCCAGCGGCCGGACGCGAAGGCGACCGCCGAGCTCAAGCTCTCGTATTACGCCTTCCACCGCAAGCAGCTCGACGCCATCGTGGCGGACTACGAGGGCACCCTTTCGCGCTGGAACGGAACCTTCGCCCTCGGGGCGCGCCTCTCGCCGTCCTATGCCTATCAGGAGCTCGCCTCGGTGCTCGCAGGCACCGACCCCGAACGCCACCGGACGGTGCTGGCGGCGTTCAATCGCTACCTGTGGGATCTCAAGTTGCAGGCCGAGCAGCGGATCATCGACGGCCAGGATGGTCCTCCCGCCTACGCCGAGCTACCGCGCCTGCGCTTCGAGGAGCCCCGCTTCGCCGAGCGGGTCACCCCTGTCGCCCAGGCCCTCGGCGGCTTCTTGCTCGAGGCCCTCTTCATCGCGGCTCTCGCCCTCCTGGCCTTTCGGCGCTACCCGCTCAAGGCCCAGACCGGCTCCTGA
- a CDS encoding CBS domain-containing protein, protein MKVNQLMSKNLVKVTSITMVPEVAQKMRQENIGLIPVEDNGQLVGVVTDRDIAINAVAKGEINQPVKAIMTKALVTIGPNSNVEEAIQTMLQHNVRRLPVIDNGRLMGMVSLEDLTEAGSDQDLIKALRTFHKKTKHA, encoded by the coding sequence ATGAAAGTCAACCAGCTGATGAGCAAGAACCTCGTCAAGGTCACCTCGATCACCATGGTTCCCGAGGTGGCCCAGAAGATGCGTCAAGAGAACATCGGGCTGATCCCTGTCGAGGATAACGGCCAGCTCGTCGGGGTCGTGACCGACCGCGACATCGCCATCAACGCCGTCGCCAAGGGCGAGATCAACCAGCCCGTCAAGGCCATCATGACCAAGGCCCTCGTGACGATCGGCCCGAACAGCAACGTCGAAGAGGCGATCCAGACCATGCTCCAGCACAACGTGCGCCGTCTGCCCGTCATCGACAACGGCCGCCTGATGGGGATGGTCTCGCTCGAGGACCTCACCGAGGCCGGCAGCGACCAGGACCTGATCAAGGCCCTTCGCACCTTCCACAAGAAGACCAAGCACGCGTAA
- a CDS encoding transcriptional repressor: MPTYAESALQILKARGYRITKPRRRVVELLEQNDTSLSPYEIKDLLDAAGEHVDTVSIYRILECLEENHLVHRVLTTGKVRRCDLEADEHCHLDQPDHCHHNLVCRACGAIEELHCPGLSTLEAELSKRAGFRIEAHHLEFTGLCGRCATSGAKLAKA; the protein is encoded by the coding sequence ATGCCCACCTACGCCGAAAGCGCCCTGCAGATCCTGAAGGCTCGCGGCTACCGCATCACCAAGCCACGCCGTCGCGTCGTCGAGCTCCTGGAGCAGAACGACACCTCGCTCTCCCCCTACGAGATCAAGGATCTCCTGGACGCAGCAGGCGAGCACGTCGACACCGTCAGCATCTACCGCATCCTGGAGTGCCTCGAAGAGAACCACCTGGTCCACCGGGTGCTCACCACGGGCAAGGTCCGCCGCTGCGACCTCGAAGCCGACGAGCACTGCCACCTGGACCAGCCCGACCACTGCCACCACAACCTGGTCTGCCGCGCCTGCGGCGCCATCGAAGAGCTCCACTGCCCCGGCCTCTCGACCCTCGAAGCCGAGCTCTCGAAGCGTGCGGGCTTCCGGATCGAGGCGCACCACCTGGAGTTCACGGGCCTGTGCGGCCGGTGCGCCACCTCGGGCGCCAAGTTAGCCAAAGCTTAA